In Arachis hypogaea cultivar Tifrunner chromosome 17, arahy.Tifrunner.gnm2.J5K5, whole genome shotgun sequence, a single window of DNA contains:
- the LOC112766997 gene encoding LOW QUALITY PROTEIN: pathogen-related protein (The sequence of the model RefSeq protein was modified relative to this genomic sequence to represent the inferred CDS: deleted 1 base in 1 codon), with amino-acid sequence MGSSEDKYRTFLHQEQEKNTKWRFGAPPNYDAVNKLFEEGRTKEWAPGSLEEQVQTLVKNWEMEIFHKLDVNQYRSLDPQKYTFSLNGRNAMTLEENKKLGGGGYNALLQTSMPQELRVYDPNEETADSSHKIFTTTFPRGFALEILHVYSGPPVIIYKFRHWGFMEGPFKGHAPTGQKVELFGIAIFTLDEASKIVKVEFFYDPAELLGGLVKGPAIDASVKMLFQAVLYLGTLAKE; translated from the exons ATGGGTTCATCAGAGGACAAATACCGCACGTTTTTGCATCAAGAGCAAGAGAAGAACACCAAATGGAGATTTGGTGCCCCTCCTAATTATGATGCTGTCAACAAGCTTTTTGAAGAGGGCAGAACCAAG GAATGGGCTCCTGGATCTCTTGAAGAGCAGGTGCAGACTCTAGTCAAGAATTGGGAAATGGAAATTTTCCATAAACTTGATGTAAATCAATACAGATCACTAGACCCACAGAAATACACCTTCAGCCTCAATG GAAGGAATGCTATGACGTTGGAAGAGAATAAGAAGCTTGGAGGTGGTGGGTATAATGCACTGCTGCAAACATCGATGCCACAAGAACTAAGGGTATACGACCCAAATGAAGAAACAGCAGATTCATCTCACAAAATTTTCACCACCACTTTCCCACGTGGTTTTGCTCTGGAGATTCTTCATGTCTATTCTGGACCACCCGTTATTATTTACAAGTTCAGACACTGGGGATTCATGGAGGGTCCTTTCAAAGGCCATGCCCCAACTGGTCAAAAAGTTGAACTTTTTGGAATCGCCATTTTCACG TTGGATGAGGCCTCGAAGATAGTGAAGGTGGAGTTCTTTTATGATCCTGCTGAACTCCTTGGTGGACTCGTGAAAGGTCCTGCCATTGATGCAAGT GTGAAGATGCTATTTCAAGCTGTCCTGTACTTAGGAACACTGGCTAAGGAATAG